Proteins encoded by one window of Rouxiella chamberiensis:
- a CDS encoding aminotransferase class I/II-fold pyridoxal phosphate-dependent enzyme — MHSQQNETTDFTAAEAVLRIERTSLRVQQPATTAEMISLAVGEPDFATPPRIIQAAADALTQGLTHYSPQRGEKPLCEALAKRVSAQSGVDVSANEILVTHGGTGGLSAAILSIVNPGDRVVIPDPTYSLYADLVNMAGGICVPVPSRDDLHWDMAALAEAMQGARLFVVLQPKQPDRHCAQPRRDAGAGRYCQREQYAGDCR, encoded by the coding sequence ATGCATTCACAGCAGAACGAAACGACCGATTTCACCGCAGCAGAAGCCGTGCTTCGCATCGAGCGAACATCTCTGCGGGTTCAGCAGCCCGCGACGACCGCCGAAATGATCTCGCTTGCCGTGGGCGAGCCTGATTTCGCCACGCCGCCGCGCATTATTCAGGCCGCCGCCGATGCCCTGACACAGGGACTCACTCACTACTCTCCACAACGTGGGGAAAAACCCCTGTGTGAAGCGCTGGCAAAACGTGTGTCTGCACAGTCTGGCGTGGACGTGAGCGCCAACGAGATTCTGGTGACGCACGGCGGCACCGGCGGACTCTCGGCAGCCATCCTTTCTATCGTCAATCCGGGCGACCGCGTGGTGATCCCCGATCCTACCTATTCGCTGTACGCGGATTTGGTCAATATGGCGGGCGGGATCTGCGTGCCGGTGCCAAGCCGGGACGATCTGCACTGGGATATGGCGGCGCTGGCAGAGGCCATGCAGGGCGCACGACTGTTCGTGGTTCTGCAACCCAAGCAACCCGACCGGCATTGTGCACAGCCGCGAAGAGATGCAGGCGCTGGGCGATATTGTCAAAGAGAGCAATACGCTGGTGATTGCCGATGA
- a CDS encoding biotin-dependent carboxyltransferase family protein yields the protein MIEIEKTTALTSVQDLGRSGCLNYGVGRAGAMDPLALQLGNLLLGNAPGAAAVEIPLFPFRVRFLEDCAFAVSGNDGDILLDDEVLPPWWVAQARAGQTLTVNASRYSARAYLHLPGGVDVPEVLGSRSTQLRGAFGGFEGRGLQKGDRLRAAEPARAMKTDVGIASPWLRFADLSSQVQPVRVLPAGEHLAYTADSRARFWQQDWKITPQSNRYGYRLEGEPLVARQTMEMRSHGIVPGVIQVPHNGQPIIQMSDAQPSGGYPKFATVIEADLWLLGQIPPGRRIRFIECNFEQAREAWHAQQAYLQQVDKQIKQLRQA from the coding sequence ATGATTGAAATTGAAAAAACGACGGCGCTGACCAGCGTGCAGGATCTTGGCCGCAGCGGTTGTCTCAACTATGGCGTGGGTCGCGCAGGGGCGATGGATCCGCTGGCGCTGCAACTCGGAAATCTGCTGCTGGGCAACGCGCCGGGGGCAGCGGCGGTAGAGATTCCGCTGTTTCCTTTTCGCGTGCGTTTTCTTGAAGACTGCGCCTTTGCCGTGAGCGGCAATGACGGCGATATTCTGCTCGATGACGAGGTGCTGCCGCCGTGGTGGGTGGCGCAGGCCAGAGCCGGACAGACACTGACGGTAAACGCATCGCGCTATTCGGCACGCGCCTATCTGCACTTGCCGGGCGGTGTCGATGTCCCCGAGGTGCTCGGCTCCCGCAGTACCCAGCTTCGCGGCGCATTTGGCGGTTTTGAAGGCCGTGGATTGCAGAAGGGCGATAGGCTGCGGGCCGCCGAACCGGCGCGGGCAATGAAAACCGACGTCGGGATTGCCTCGCCGTGGCTGCGTTTTGCCGACCTGTCTTCACAGGTGCAGCCGGTGCGCGTGCTGCCCGCCGGTGAACATCTGGCTTATACCGCCGACTCGCGCGCGCGATTCTGGCAGCAGGACTGGAAGATAACACCACAGAGCAACCGTTACGGCTATCGCCTCGAAGGAGAACCGCTGGTCGCGCGGCAAACGATGGAGATGCGCTCGCACGGCATTGTGCCCGGCGTGATTCAGGTGCCGCACAACGGCCAGCCGATTATCCAGATGAGTGATGCGCAGCCCAGCGGCGGGTATCCGAAGTTCGCGACCGTGATTGAGGCCGACCTGTGGTTGCTGGGGCAGATCCCGCCCGGACGACGCATTCGTTTTATCGAGTGCAACTTCGAACAGGCGCGTGAAGCCTGGCATGCGCAGCAGGCCTATCTGCAACAGGTCGATAAACAGATTAAACAGCTTCGTCAGGCTTGA
- the nac gene encoding nitrogen assimilation transcriptional regulator NAC gives MNLRRLKYYVKIVEIGSLTQAAEVLHIAQPALSQQLAALESELDQQLLIRTKRGVTPTEAGKILYTHAQTILRQCEQAQSAVDNAGSALSGHVSVGLAPSTAASMLAMPLIQAVKAQHPAIVLYLNENFGSPMSEQIMNGRMDMAVIYGDRPVHGLSFVPLMKEELFLVGSAQVPNPGPGIELAEVVKRDLFMPRPYNVVRRLVDETLSREKLKANIIAEIESPSTLNAAVLNGLGVTILPESAARAMAAQTGVWLSRVTSPGIQAPLSFCMSDHLSLSPPAQAVKDILLSLMVKRTQDNRPLMLVH, from the coding sequence ATGAATTTAAGACGTTTGAAATATTACGTAAAAATCGTGGAAATCGGCAGCCTGACGCAGGCGGCGGAAGTGCTGCACATCGCGCAACCGGCGTTGAGTCAGCAGTTGGCGGCGCTTGAAAGTGAACTGGATCAGCAACTGCTTATTCGTACCAAGCGCGGCGTCACGCCCACCGAAGCCGGTAAAATTCTTTACACCCACGCGCAAACCATTCTGCGTCAGTGCGAGCAGGCGCAGAGTGCGGTCGACAACGCGGGCAGCGCGCTGAGCGGGCACGTGTCTGTCGGACTCGCGCCTTCCACCGCCGCCTCCATGCTGGCGATGCCGCTGATACAGGCCGTGAAAGCCCAGCATCCGGCCATTGTACTCTATCTCAACGAAAACTTTGGTTCGCCGATGAGCGAACAAATCATGAACGGGCGCATGGATATGGCGGTGATTTACGGCGATCGTCCCGTGCATGGCCTGTCATTTGTTCCGTTGATGAAAGAAGAACTGTTTCTTGTCGGCTCGGCGCAGGTGCCGAATCCGGGACCCGGCATTGAACTTGCCGAGGTCGTTAAGCGCGACCTCTTCATGCCGCGTCCTTATAACGTGGTTCGCCGACTGGTGGATGAAACCCTGTCGCGCGAGAAACTCAAGGCCAACATCATCGCCGAAATCGAATCGCCGTCGACCCTGAATGCCGCCGTGCTCAACGGGCTAGGGGTGACCATTCTGCCCGAATCCGCCGCCCGCGCGATGGCGGCGCAGACCGGCGTCTGGCTGTCGCGCGTGACATCGCCCGGCATTCAGGCCCCGCTGTCTTTCTGTATGTCCGATCATCTTTCCCTGTCGCCCCCGGCGCAGGCGGTGAAAGATATTCTGCTGTCGCTGATGGTTAAACGCACGCAGGATAATCGCCCGTTGATGCTGGTGCACTGA
- a CDS encoding SDR family oxidoreductase has product MPFSDYKTALVTGASAGMGEAIVERLCREGLTVHAVARRESELKALAERTGCIPHVIDVSDIDALTRLCSEIEVDVLVNNAGISHPGSIANAKEEYIDLQIDVNLRAVLHLCRLTVPGMMARDRGHIINITSIAAIYNFGGNSIYHATKAGVHALSRQLRVDCYGKRVRVTEICPGRVATDIFGNVSGDKEGAKKQFIDGFELPTAKDIADTVAFALAMPVAVNIGNIEITPTLQVPGGLSTMRPGEPR; this is encoded by the coding sequence ATGCCGTTTTCAGATTATAAAACCGCGTTGGTTACCGGCGCTTCTGCCGGAATGGGTGAAGCTATCGTCGAACGTCTGTGCCGCGAAGGGCTGACCGTTCATGCCGTGGCGCGTCGCGAAAGCGAACTCAAGGCGCTGGCCGAGCGTACCGGCTGTATTCCTCACGTGATAGACGTCAGTGATATCGATGCACTGACTCGCCTTTGCAGCGAAATCGAAGTCGATGTGCTGGTCAACAATGCCGGTATCTCTCATCCCGGTTCGATTGCCAATGCCAAAGAAGAGTACATCGACCTGCAAATCGACGTGAACCTGCGTGCCGTGCTGCATCTGTGCCGCCTGACTGTGCCGGGCATGATGGCGCGTGACCGCGGCCACATCATCAACATCACTTCTATCGCGGCCATCTACAACTTTGGCGGCAACTCGATTTACCACGCAACCAAAGCCGGTGTTCATGCGCTGTCGCGCCAGTTGCGTGTCGACTGCTATGGCAAACGCGTGCGGGTCACGGAAATCTGTCCGGGGCGCGTGGCGACCGATATTTTCGGCAATGTGTCCGGTGACAAAGAGGGTGCAAAAAAACAGTTTATCGACGGTTTCGAGCTGCCGACCGCCAAAGATATCGCCGACACGGTGGCCTTTGCACTCGCCATGCCGGTGGCGGTCAATATCGGCAATATCGAGATAACGCCCACGCTACAGGTGCCGGGCGGACTTTCCACCATGCGCCCCGGCGAACCGCGTTAA
- the pxpB gene encoding 5-oxoprolinase subunit PxpB produces the protein MMSIESLTHPVISQLGSRAMLFEAPGELGLANQQRIWALSAQVVNWPLVAEAVPGMNNLMLTFHQPPQELEALYEALRREWQRGEAQTLQGRVIELPVYYGGEYGPHMTDVADHTGLSVAEIVRRHAEPLYPIYALGSHPGYCYLGGMDPSIATPRRQTPVMSIPGGAVSIGGVQTGVSASAGPSGWNTIGHTEYVFFDAKASPPVMLRPGDSLQFRVEKVLS, from the coding sequence ATGATGTCTATCGAGAGTTTGACGCACCCCGTAATCAGTCAGCTTGGCAGTCGCGCCATGCTGTTCGAGGCACCCGGCGAGCTGGGGCTTGCCAACCAGCAGCGCATCTGGGCGCTGTCGGCTCAGGTCGTTAACTGGCCGCTGGTGGCCGAAGCGGTGCCCGGCATGAATAACCTGATGCTGACGTTTCATCAGCCGCCGCAGGAGTTGGAGGCATTGTACGAGGCGCTGCGCCGTGAATGGCAACGCGGCGAGGCGCAAACATTGCAGGGCCGAGTCATTGAACTGCCGGTTTATTACGGCGGTGAATATGGACCACATATGACGGATGTTGCCGACCATACCGGCTTGAGTGTCGCCGAGATAGTGCGCCGTCACGCCGAACCGCTGTACCCGATTTATGCGCTCGGCAGCCATCCGGGGTACTGCTATCTGGGGGGAATGGACCCCTCGATTGCCACGCCGCGCCGTCAAACGCCGGTCATGAGCATTCCGGGCGGTGCTGTTTCTATCGGCGGCGTGCAAACCGGCGTCTCGGCATCGGCGGGGCCAAGCGGCTGGAACACCATCGGCCACACGGAATATGTGTTTTTCGATGCCAAGGCGTCGCCACCGGTCATGCTGCGCCCCGGCGACAGTCTGCAATTTCGCGTAGAGAAGGTGCTGTCATGA
- a CDS encoding LamB/YcsF family protein: MRFIDLNADLGEGFGDYRIADDASLMSVISSANIACGFHAGDASIMAQSVARAKEKGIDLGAHVGFPDLLGFGRRRMQIDTATLANYVIYQLGALAAFARLADYPLTHMSFHGALGNMAAEDEAMAMPLLRAVQAFDPELIISTTAGNAVERCARELGMTVACTLLADRAYHADGMLVSRLKPGAVIHDPQQVRARVRQWLQEGTLTSIEGERIPMPISSILLHGDTEGAVALAREIRQEIEDTPGCEIRPISRQPLNKSID, translated from the coding sequence ATGCGCTTTATTGATTTAAATGCCGACCTCGGCGAAGGCTTTGGCGATTACCGCATCGCCGACGATGCCTCGCTGATGTCCGTCATCAGTTCGGCCAATATTGCCTGCGGTTTTCATGCGGGTGACGCCAGCATTATGGCGCAAAGCGTAGCGCGCGCAAAAGAAAAGGGCATTGATCTCGGCGCGCACGTCGGTTTTCCGGATTTATTGGGTTTTGGCCGCCGCCGGATGCAGATAGACACGGCGACGCTTGCAAATTATGTGATTTATCAACTGGGTGCGCTCGCTGCCTTTGCCCGTCTGGCCGATTATCCGCTGACCCATATGAGTTTTCACGGGGCGCTCGGCAATATGGCGGCAGAAGACGAGGCGATGGCCATGCCGCTGCTGCGCGCGGTACAGGCCTTTGATCCTGAGTTGATTATCAGTACCACCGCAGGCAATGCAGTCGAGCGTTGCGCCCGTGAACTGGGGATGACCGTTGCCTGTACGCTGCTGGCCGATCGCGCCTATCACGCCGATGGCATGCTGGTGAGTCGCCTGAAACCGGGCGCGGTTATCCATGATCCGCAGCAGGTTCGCGCCCGTGTTCGCCAATGGTTGCAGGAAGGCACCTTGACCAGCATCGAGGGCGAGCGCATCCCGATGCCTATTTCTTCGATTCTGCTGCACGGCGATACGGAAGGCGCAGTGGCGCTGGCAAGAGAGATTCGCCAGGAAATCGAAGACACGCCGGGCTGCGAAATCAGGCCGATTTCCCGTCAGCCATTAAATAAAAGCATTGATTAA
- a CDS encoding amino acid ABC transporter ATP-binding protein — MTPLIMFNQVNKWYGDYQALTDLSAEIRSGEVVVVCGPSGSGKSTLIRTVNRLEPIQDGQILFEGLDINGTSTRLNQLRTRIGFVFQNFNLFPHISVLENVMISPIKVLGVRKSQARKEAMALLERVGLAHKAEAYPLQLSGGQQQRVAIARALAMKPPVMLFDEPTSALDPEMVGEVLSVMRGLAQEGMTMMCVTHEMNFAREVADTIWFMDEGKILEKAPPERFFTQPSHARAQRFLSDLRQH, encoded by the coding sequence ATGACCCCGCTGATTATGTTTAACCAGGTCAATAAATGGTACGGCGATTATCAGGCCCTGACGGACCTGAGTGCCGAAATCCGCAGTGGAGAAGTGGTTGTCGTCTGCGGGCCCTCAGGTTCCGGTAAATCGACCCTGATCCGCACCGTAAATCGTCTCGAACCCATTCAGGACGGACAGATACTGTTTGAAGGCCTGGATATCAACGGCACCAGCACGCGACTGAATCAGCTGCGTACCCGCATCGGTTTCGTGTTTCAGAACTTCAATCTGTTCCCGCATATCTCGGTGCTGGAAAACGTGATGATTTCACCGATAAAAGTGCTCGGCGTGCGCAAGTCGCAGGCTCGCAAAGAGGCGATGGCGCTGCTCGAACGCGTTGGGCTGGCGCATAAGGCCGAGGCCTATCCGCTGCAACTTTCTGGCGGACAACAACAGCGAGTGGCGATTGCCCGGGCGCTTGCCATGAAACCGCCGGTGATGTTGTTTGATGAACCCACGAGTGCGCTTGACCCTGAAATGGTCGGGGAAGTGCTGAGTGTCATGCGCGGGCTGGCGCAGGAAGGGATGACCATGATGTGCGTGACGCACGAGATGAACTTTGCCCGTGAAGTCGCCGACACTATCTGGTTTATGGACGAGGGCAAAATCCTCGAAAAAGCGCCGCCGGAGCGCTTCTTTACGCAGCCCAGTCATGCGCGTGCTCAGCGATTCCTGAGTGATTTACGCCAGCACTGA
- a CDS encoding amino acid ABC transporter permease: MSDFFDIIHQYWMLFLVGQYPHGALGGLANTLLLSVVAMLFAFPLGIALAMARISPFRTLRVVSAVWVYVFRGIPLMMVVFWTYFCVPMLLGHDINGFATMACTLVIYESAYIAEIVRGGIQALPSGQYEASRALGMSYFKTFRLIILPQALYNMLPSLISQLVSIIKDSTLGYVINVQELTFAANQVSNQLLTKPFQVFAIVALSYYVICFSLTWLANTLEKRIARQRTRHQGAQASIPTPALTPEITQ, from the coding sequence ATGTCTGATTTCTTCGACATTATTCATCAATACTGGATGCTGTTTCTCGTCGGCCAGTACCCGCATGGCGCACTCGGCGGGTTGGCCAACACGTTGCTGCTCTCCGTGGTTGCCATGCTGTTTGCCTTCCCGCTCGGGATTGCGCTGGCGATGGCGCGGATATCCCCGTTCCGGACGCTGCGTGTGGTGTCGGCGGTCTGGGTGTATGTATTCCGTGGCATTCCGCTGATGATGGTGGTGTTCTGGACCTACTTCTGCGTTCCGATGCTGCTGGGTCACGACATCAACGGATTCGCCACCATGGCCTGTACGCTGGTTATCTATGAAAGCGCATATATTGCCGAGATCGTGCGCGGCGGCATTCAGGCACTGCCTTCCGGCCAGTATGAGGCGTCCCGGGCACTTGGCATGAGCTACTTCAAGACCTTCCGGCTGATTATTCTGCCGCAGGCTCTTTACAACATGCTGCCCAGCCTCATCAGCCAGCTGGTTTCCATCATCAAGGACAGTACGCTCGGCTATGTCATCAATGTGCAGGAACTGACCTTTGCCGCCAATCAGGTGAGCAATCAGCTGCTGACCAAGCCGTTTCAGGTGTTTGCCATCGTCGCGCTGAGCTATTACGTGATCTGCTTCAGTCTGACCTGGCTTGCCAATACGCTGGAAAAACGGATTGCCCGCCAGCGTACTCGTCATCAAGGGGCGCAGGCATCGATACCAACCCCTGCATTAACCCCTGAAATTACACAATAA
- a CDS encoding pirin family protein, with translation MSRRIKKQYKAYRDDIRDLQTRRPVPGPEIDHLDPFLFLNHHGPQVYAPDNLGLPFGPHPHRGFETVTFILRGELSHADTGGHESIIGAGGVQWMTAGSGLVHSELSPESFKKKGGELEILQLWVNLPANLKMSAPSYVGLQAGDIPQIPLNQGEGSVSLISGELSGIKGPVETLTGVTMMTVQLAAGSEITLPAPATREVFLYTVKGRVEIAGQEAQAWHLIELDDSEDSVTVKALEDAVLLFGHADKIREPIVSHGPFVMNSVEEIDQAILDYQAGKFDALIDS, from the coding sequence ATGTCCCGCCGTATCAAAAAACAGTACAAAGCCTATCGCGATGATATTCGTGATTTACAGACGCGCAGGCCGGTTCCGGGTCCGGAGATTGACCATCTCGACCCGTTTCTGTTTCTGAATCATCACGGCCCGCAGGTCTACGCTCCAGACAATCTCGGCCTGCCTTTCGGCCCCCATCCGCATCGCGGCTTTGAAACCGTGACCTTTATTCTTCGCGGCGAACTCTCGCATGCCGACACCGGCGGCCATGAAAGCATCATTGGCGCAGGCGGCGTGCAATGGATGACGGCCGGTTCAGGACTGGTTCACTCGGAACTTTCACCGGAATCCTTCAAGAAAAAGGGCGGCGAGCTCGAGATCCTCCAGTTATGGGTCAACCTGCCCGCCAATCTGAAAATGAGTGCGCCGAGTTACGTAGGGCTGCAGGCTGGCGATATTCCGCAGATTCCGTTAAATCAGGGTGAAGGTTCCGTCAGCCTGATTTCAGGAGAGCTTTCAGGTATCAAAGGCCCTGTCGAAACGTTGACCGGCGTGACGATGATGACGGTTCAACTGGCCGCAGGAAGCGAGATAACCCTGCCTGCTCCAGCCACGCGCGAAGTGTTCCTGTATACCGTAAAAGGACGCGTCGAGATTGCCGGGCAGGAAGCGCAGGCGTGGCATCTGATTGAACTGGATGACAGCGAAGACAGCGTGACGGTCAAGGCGCTGGAGGATGCCGTGCTGCTGTTTGGCCACGCCGATAAAATCCGGGAGCCTATCGTCTCACACGGACCTTTTGTCATGAATTCTGTCGAGGAGATTGATCAGGCAATTCTGGATTATCAGGCCGGCAAGTTTGACGCACTGATCGACAGTTAA
- a CDS encoding pyridoxal phosphate-dependent aminotransferase: MHSREEMQALGDIVKESNTLVIADEAYSDLVFTDKPFTSALEIPALRGRTLYCQTFSKSYAMTGWRIGYLAGPAKMIAAAARVHNSVNSSVNTAVQYAALTALEECESDVLAMHAVYAERRALMIAGLNDIPGLTLNEPEGAFYCFPSYRAQVSSVEMVGILRSFGIAVRPGSEFGAAGESHIRLSYAASKEVIAEGLVRLKQGLASLS; encoded by the coding sequence GTGCACAGCCGCGAAGAGATGCAGGCGCTGGGCGATATTGTCAAAGAGAGCAATACGCTGGTGATTGCCGATGAGGCCTACAGTGACCTGGTCTTTACCGACAAACCGTTCACCTCGGCGCTGGAAATCCCTGCGCTGCGCGGTCGCACCCTCTATTGTCAAACCTTCTCGAAAAGCTACGCCATGACCGGCTGGCGCATTGGCTATCTCGCGGGTCCGGCGAAGATGATTGCCGCCGCTGCCCGCGTCCACAACTCGGTGAACAGCTCCGTCAATACTGCCGTGCAATATGCCGCGCTGACCGCTCTCGAGGAGTGCGAATCGGACGTGCTCGCGATGCATGCCGTCTATGCCGAGCGCCGCGCGCTGATGATTGCCGGTCTCAACGATATTCCCGGCTTAACCCTTAATGAACCGGAAGGCGCGTTTTACTGCTTCCCGTCCTACCGCGCCCAGGTTTCGTCAGTGGAAATGGTCGGCATCCTGCGCAGTTTCGGCATTGCCGTGCGTCCTGGCTCCGAGTTTGGCGCTGCGGGCGAATCGCATATTCGACTTTCCTATGCCGCCAGCAAGGAGGTTATCGCAGAAGGTCTTGTGCGCCTCAAGCAGGGGCTCGCCTCACTGTCCTGA
- a CDS encoding acetyl-CoA carboxylase biotin carboxyl carrier protein, translated as MIAINDIRQIARQMQNSGLGKIEINGKDFSLRLRCEGKDFSGSENQPRSQTSFTVKAAVKGQFWASHPMQEKSALARGAQVKAGDCLGFLQTGDLMTPIRSPQDGEIRVLNVANGEQVGRGRVLFTLQPAAQTVRHEEAEHALY; from the coding sequence ATGATAGCCATTAACGATATACGCCAGATTGCGCGCCAAATGCAGAATTCTGGACTGGGCAAGATAGAGATTAACGGCAAGGACTTTTCACTGCGCCTTCGCTGTGAGGGCAAAGACTTTTCCGGCAGCGAAAATCAGCCACGCAGTCAGACCTCGTTCACCGTTAAAGCTGCGGTCAAGGGGCAGTTCTGGGCCTCGCACCCGATGCAGGAAAAGTCTGCTCTGGCCCGAGGTGCGCAGGTCAAGGCTGGGGATTGTCTCGGCTTTTTGCAAACGGGTGACCTGATGACGCCCATTCGCAGCCCGCAGGATGGCGAAATACGCGTGCTGAACGTGGCAAATGGCGAACAGGTTGGGCGCGGTCGCGTGCTTTTTACCCTGCAACCGGCGGCACAAACAGTGCGTCATGAGGAGGCGGAACATGCGCTTTATTGA
- a CDS encoding ABC transporter substrate-binding protein, protein MKLNKFSLALLLSPLVASTFAAHADSLSDIQARGSLNCGVYSDVPPFSSPDQQTRQLVGMDVDLCTALAKQMGLKLNLMPTSVEARIPVLTTGRVDVLIANLAYTKSRAAQIQFSDPYYVAKEMLVVKDKNAAEPITFFKGKRLSATKGTTSEQSIYLAGAKAITFQDTASAYLALQQNKSVGFVTNTMTAIKMIEQAKKGGVNLAMTSFPMALEPIGIGMKQGEPALLAKVNTSLKAMDDAGEIDQIWDKWIGTKTDYKMVREDKVQPLSNLKFQPLE, encoded by the coding sequence ATGAAATTGAATAAATTCTCGTTAGCGCTGCTGTTAAGCCCCCTAGTGGCTTCAACCTTCGCCGCCCATGCCGATTCGCTGAGTGACATACAGGCGCGGGGTTCGCTGAACTGTGGCGTGTATTCAGACGTACCGCCGTTTTCTTCACCAGATCAGCAGACGCGTCAACTCGTCGGCATGGATGTCGACCTTTGTACTGCACTGGCCAAACAGATGGGATTAAAGCTGAATCTGATGCCCACCTCGGTTGAAGCCCGTATTCCCGTGCTGACGACCGGTCGTGTCGATGTGCTTATCGCAAACCTGGCCTACACCAAGTCCCGCGCCGCGCAGATTCAGTTCAGCGATCCGTATTATGTCGCGAAAGAGATGCTGGTGGTGAAAGACAAGAACGCCGCAGAGCCTATCACTTTCTTTAAAGGCAAGCGTTTGAGTGCGACCAAAGGCACGACGTCCGAGCAATCTATCTATCTGGCCGGTGCCAAGGCGATTACTTTCCAGGATACGGCATCCGCCTATCTGGCCTTGCAGCAGAACAAATCCGTCGGTTTTGTCACCAACACCATGACGGCCATCAAGATGATCGAGCAGGCCAAAAAGGGCGGGGTCAATCTGGCGATGACGTCGTTCCCGATGGCGCTGGAACCCATCGGCATCGGCATGAAGCAGGGCGAACCTGCGCTGCTGGCAAAAGTGAACACCAGCCTGAAGGCGATGGATGATGCCGGTGAAATCGACCAGATCTGGGACAAATGGATAGGCACCAAAACGGATTACAAGATGGTGCGCGAAGACAAGGTACAGCCCTTATCGAACCTGAAGTTCCAACCACTGGAGTAA
- a CDS encoding amino acid ABC transporter permease, with amino-acid sequence MQGQYGDLLINGIELTLKLAVGAWIFAMILALLLVVIRLTDRRIAFALVSIYVSYHRNVPTLVQLMMWYFAIPTMLPEALQDWINDQNAEFIFALVALSLCQAAYFSEDIRSGLRAIPAGQTEASRALGMSYVKSMRLIILPQGLRNALPSLINHTVLLFKNTSLAMVIGVAELTYVTREIENQTFRTFEIYLVASVAYLFFSLLLMGGGALVARRFQRAMAR; translated from the coding sequence ATGCAGGGTCAATATGGCGACCTGCTGATAAATGGCATCGAGCTGACCCTGAAACTGGCGGTGGGCGCATGGATTTTCGCCATGATTCTGGCATTGCTGCTGGTTGTCATCCGCCTGACGGACAGGCGCATTGCCTTCGCGCTTGTCAGTATCTATGTCTCCTATCATCGCAATGTCCCGACGTTGGTGCAGTTGATGATGTGGTATTTCGCCATCCCGACAATGCTTCCCGAGGCCCTGCAAGACTGGATAAACGACCAGAATGCGGAGTTTATTTTCGCATTGGTGGCCCTGAGTTTGTGTCAGGCCGCCTATTTCTCGGAAGATATTCGCAGCGGTTTGCGCGCCATTCCGGCGGGACAGACGGAAGCTTCGCGGGCGCTTGGCATGAGTTACGTGAAGTCGATGCGGCTCATCATTCTGCCGCAGGGTCTGCGTAATGCCTTGCCGTCACTTATCAACCACACGGTGTTGCTGTTCAAGAACACCAGTCTGGCCATGGTTATCGGCGTGGCGGAATTGACCTACGTCACCCGTGAAATTGAAAACCAGACCTTTAGAACTTTTGAAATCTATCTGGTGGCGTCGGTGGCCTATCTGTTCTTCTCTTTGCTGTTGATGGGCGGTGGCGCGTTGGTCGCCAGACGTTTTCAACGCGCGATGGCGAGGTAA